The Mytilus galloprovincialis chromosome 4, xbMytGall1.hap1.1, whole genome shotgun sequence genome contains a region encoding:
- the LOC143073171 gene encoding poly(U)-binding-splicing factor PUF60-like isoform X3, which translates to MEQSIKSVLVKQTIAHQHQQMQNFQNTVQRQQALALMCRIYVGSINFEIKEDTIKQAFLPFGPIKSVNLSWDPLTNKHKGFAFIEYDIPEAAQLSLEQMNGVMIGGRNIKVGRPSNMPQAQPIIEQLAEEAKNYNRIYIASIHQDLTEDDIKSVFEAFGNILTCEICKDPTKPGKHKEYGFIEYDSSQAAQDAVASMNLFDLGGQYLRVGKAITPPDALQPTAGPSTLPTAAAVAAAAVTAKITAMDVQQQISGFAPPGIAEPSGLGLSDSPTHVPPVGVVTPALGAMVPPPIVSQGMSLGGPVVSVAALSTMPSHIPLPPMVTQDKKKAEEKEKEDKKKAADDDQSQTLEQQESMKISGTNARHMVMQKLMRKSDQYHVMVLRNMVGPEDLDDELESEVTEECGKFGNVNRVIIYQEKQGEEEDAEVIVKIFVEFTKQIEVERGCSSLNGRYFGGRIVTAEKYDQDLFEAKDLSG; encoded by the exons ATGGAACAGAGTATTAAAAGTGTTTTGGTGAAACAAACTATAGCTCATCAACATCAG CAAATGCAGAATTTTCAGAACACAGTACAGAGACAACAAGCACTGGCTTTAATGTGCAG AATTTATGTAGGAAGTATTAACTTTGAAATTAAAGAAGACACCATAAAGCAGGCATTCTTACCATTTGGTCCCATCAAGTCAGTTAATTTGTCATGGGATCCgttaacaaacaaacacaaaggtTTTGCCTTTATAGAATATGACATACCAGAGGCAGCTCAGTTATCTTTAGAACAGATGAATGGTGTGATGATAGGAGGAAGGAATATTAAG gttGGTAGACCAAGTAATATGCCTCAGGCACAACCCATTATTGAACAGCTAGCAGAGGAAGCCAAAAATTATAACAGAATTTACATAGCTTCAATTCATCAAGACTTAACGGAAGATGATATCAAAAG tGTGTTTGAAGCATTTGGAAACATTTTAACTTGTGAAATATGTAAAGATCCAACAAAGCCAGGAAAACACAA agaatATGGTTTTATTGAATATGATTCCTCTCAGGCAGCACAGGATGCAGTAGCTTCCATGAATTTGTTTGATCTCGGTGGACAGTATTTAAGAGTTGGCAAG GCCATAACACCACCTGATGCCTTACAACCTACAGCAGGACCCAGCACATTACCAACGGCAGCTGCAGTGGCTGCTGCTGCTGTCACAGCTAAAATTACTGCTATGGATGTCCAACAACAGATATCAGGCTTT gcACCACCAGGAATAGCCGAACCATCAGGTCTTGGTTTGAGTGATTCTCCTACACATGTACCACCAGTTGGAGTAGTTACACCTGCCTTGGGAGCAATGGTACCACCACCAATAGTATCACAAGGAATGTCAT taggTGGACCAGTAGTATCAGTAGCAGCACTCTCCACAATGCCATCACACATACCACTCCCACCAATGGTCACACAAGATAAAAAGAAAGCAGAAGAAAAAGAGAAAGAGGATAAGAAGAAAGCAGCTGACGATGACCAATCACAAACATTAGAACAACAGGAAAGCATGAAAATTAGTGGAACAAATGCCAGACATATGGTCATGCAAAAACTGATGAGAAAATCTGAT CAGTATCACGTGATGGTTTTAAGGAATATGGTTGGTCCAGAAGATTTGGATGATGAACTAGAGAGTGAAGTTACGGAAGAATGTGGGAAGTTTGGTAACGTCAACCGGGTTATTATTTACCAGGAAAAACAAGGAGAGGAAGAGGATGCTGAAGTTATTGTCAAAATATTCGTGGAGTTTACAAAACAAATAG AAGTAGAAAGAGGATGTTCATCTTTAAATGGCCGATATTTTGGCGGAAGAATAGTGACAGCTGAGAAATATGATCAGGACTTATTTGAAGCCAAAGATTTATCAGGGTGA
- the LOC143073171 gene encoding poly(U)-binding-splicing factor PUF60-like isoform X1, whose translation MATDMGSIPFTENGFTLDEEMAMAMAEPELKMMKLSALDFNGTIGGPQADQLGTLLEGPGAKRDVKPFVLPKLSSSHQESIQRAKKYAMEQSIKSVLVKQTIAHQHQQMQNFQNTVQRQQALALMCRIYVGSINFEIKEDTIKQAFLPFGPIKSVNLSWDPLTNKHKGFAFIEYDIPEAAQLSLEQMNGVMIGGRNIKVGRPSNMPQAQPIIEQLAEEAKNYNRIYIASIHQDLTEDDIKSVFEAFGNILTCEICKDPTKPGKHKEYGFIEYDSSQAAQDAVASMNLFDLGGQYLRVGKAITPPDALQPTAGPSTLPTAAAVAAAAVTAKITAMDVQQQISGFAPPGIAEPSGLGLSDSPTHVPPVGVVTPALGAMVPPPIVSQGMSLGGPVVSVAALSTMPSHIPLPPMVTQDKKKAEEKEKEDKKKAADDDQSQTLEQQESMKISGTNARHMVMQKLMRKSDQYHVMVLRNMVGPEDLDDELESEVTEECGKFGNVNRVIIYQEKQGEEEDAEVIVKIFVEFTKQIEVERGCSSLNGRYFGGRIVTAEKYDQDLFEAKDLSG comes from the exons atgGCGATGGCTATGGCTGAGCCAGAATTAAAGATGATGAAGCTTTCAGCTCTAG aTTTCAATGGCACTATTGGAGGTCCACAAGCTGATCAATTAGGAACTCTGTTGGAAGGTCCAGGGGCAAAGAGAGATGTTAAACCTTTTGTTTTACCTAAGCTTTCTTCATCTCACCAAGAGTCCATACAAAGGGCCAAAAAGTATGCCATGGAACAGAGTATTAAAAGTGTTTTGGTGAAACAAACTATAGCTCATCAACATCAG CAAATGCAGAATTTTCAGAACACAGTACAGAGACAACAAGCACTGGCTTTAATGTGCAG AATTTATGTAGGAAGTATTAACTTTGAAATTAAAGAAGACACCATAAAGCAGGCATTCTTACCATTTGGTCCCATCAAGTCAGTTAATTTGTCATGGGATCCgttaacaaacaaacacaaaggtTTTGCCTTTATAGAATATGACATACCAGAGGCAGCTCAGTTATCTTTAGAACAGATGAATGGTGTGATGATAGGAGGAAGGAATATTAAG gttGGTAGACCAAGTAATATGCCTCAGGCACAACCCATTATTGAACAGCTAGCAGAGGAAGCCAAAAATTATAACAGAATTTACATAGCTTCAATTCATCAAGACTTAACGGAAGATGATATCAAAAG tGTGTTTGAAGCATTTGGAAACATTTTAACTTGTGAAATATGTAAAGATCCAACAAAGCCAGGAAAACACAA agaatATGGTTTTATTGAATATGATTCCTCTCAGGCAGCACAGGATGCAGTAGCTTCCATGAATTTGTTTGATCTCGGTGGACAGTATTTAAGAGTTGGCAAG GCCATAACACCACCTGATGCCTTACAACCTACAGCAGGACCCAGCACATTACCAACGGCAGCTGCAGTGGCTGCTGCTGCTGTCACAGCTAAAATTACTGCTATGGATGTCCAACAACAGATATCAGGCTTT gcACCACCAGGAATAGCCGAACCATCAGGTCTTGGTTTGAGTGATTCTCCTACACATGTACCACCAGTTGGAGTAGTTACACCTGCCTTGGGAGCAATGGTACCACCACCAATAGTATCACAAGGAATGTCAT taggTGGACCAGTAGTATCAGTAGCAGCACTCTCCACAATGCCATCACACATACCACTCCCACCAATGGTCACACAAGATAAAAAGAAAGCAGAAGAAAAAGAGAAAGAGGATAAGAAGAAAGCAGCTGACGATGACCAATCACAAACATTAGAACAACAGGAAAGCATGAAAATTAGTGGAACAAATGCCAGACATATGGTCATGCAAAAACTGATGAGAAAATCTGAT CAGTATCACGTGATGGTTTTAAGGAATATGGTTGGTCCAGAAGATTTGGATGATGAACTAGAGAGTGAAGTTACGGAAGAATGTGGGAAGTTTGGTAACGTCAACCGGGTTATTATTTACCAGGAAAAACAAGGAGAGGAAGAGGATGCTGAAGTTATTGTCAAAATATTCGTGGAGTTTACAAAACAAATAG AAGTAGAAAGAGGATGTTCATCTTTAAATGGCCGATATTTTGGCGGAAGAATAGTGACAGCTGAGAAATATGATCAGGACTTATTTGAAGCCAAAGATTTATCAGGGTGA
- the LOC143073171 gene encoding poly(U)-binding-splicing factor PUF60-like isoform X2 yields MATDMGSIPFTENGFTLDEEMAMAMAEPELKMMKLSALDFNGTIGGPQADQLGTLLEGPGAKRDVKPFVLPKLSSSHQESIQRAKKYAMEQSIKSVLVKQTIAHQHQQMQNFQNTVQRQQALALMCRIYVGSINFEIKEDTIKQAFLPFGPIKSVNLSWDPLTNKHKGFAFIEYDIPEAAQLSLEQMNGVMIGGRNIKVGRPSNMPQAQPIIEQLAEEAKNYNRIYIASIHQDLTEDDIKSVFEAFGNILTCEICKDPTKPGKHKEYGFIEYDSSQAAQDAVASMNLFDLGGQYLRVGKAITPPDALQPTAGPSTLPTAAAVAAAAVTAKITAMDVQQQISGFAPPGIAEPSGLGLSDSPTHVPPVGVVTPALGAMVPPPIVSQGMSLGGPVVSVAALSTMPSHIPLPPMVTQDKKKAEEKEKEDKKKAADDDQSQTLEQQESMKISGTNARHMVMQKLMRKSDYHVMVLRNMVGPEDLDDELESEVTEECGKFGNVNRVIIYQEKQGEEEDAEVIVKIFVEFTKQIEVERGCSSLNGRYFGGRIVTAEKYDQDLFEAKDLSG; encoded by the exons atgGCGATGGCTATGGCTGAGCCAGAATTAAAGATGATGAAGCTTTCAGCTCTAG aTTTCAATGGCACTATTGGAGGTCCACAAGCTGATCAATTAGGAACTCTGTTGGAAGGTCCAGGGGCAAAGAGAGATGTTAAACCTTTTGTTTTACCTAAGCTTTCTTCATCTCACCAAGAGTCCATACAAAGGGCCAAAAAGTATGCCATGGAACAGAGTATTAAAAGTGTTTTGGTGAAACAAACTATAGCTCATCAACATCAG CAAATGCAGAATTTTCAGAACACAGTACAGAGACAACAAGCACTGGCTTTAATGTGCAG AATTTATGTAGGAAGTATTAACTTTGAAATTAAAGAAGACACCATAAAGCAGGCATTCTTACCATTTGGTCCCATCAAGTCAGTTAATTTGTCATGGGATCCgttaacaaacaaacacaaaggtTTTGCCTTTATAGAATATGACATACCAGAGGCAGCTCAGTTATCTTTAGAACAGATGAATGGTGTGATGATAGGAGGAAGGAATATTAAG gttGGTAGACCAAGTAATATGCCTCAGGCACAACCCATTATTGAACAGCTAGCAGAGGAAGCCAAAAATTATAACAGAATTTACATAGCTTCAATTCATCAAGACTTAACGGAAGATGATATCAAAAG tGTGTTTGAAGCATTTGGAAACATTTTAACTTGTGAAATATGTAAAGATCCAACAAAGCCAGGAAAACACAA agaatATGGTTTTATTGAATATGATTCCTCTCAGGCAGCACAGGATGCAGTAGCTTCCATGAATTTGTTTGATCTCGGTGGACAGTATTTAAGAGTTGGCAAG GCCATAACACCACCTGATGCCTTACAACCTACAGCAGGACCCAGCACATTACCAACGGCAGCTGCAGTGGCTGCTGCTGCTGTCACAGCTAAAATTACTGCTATGGATGTCCAACAACAGATATCAGGCTTT gcACCACCAGGAATAGCCGAACCATCAGGTCTTGGTTTGAGTGATTCTCCTACACATGTACCACCAGTTGGAGTAGTTACACCTGCCTTGGGAGCAATGGTACCACCACCAATAGTATCACAAGGAATGTCAT taggTGGACCAGTAGTATCAGTAGCAGCACTCTCCACAATGCCATCACACATACCACTCCCACCAATGGTCACACAAGATAAAAAGAAAGCAGAAGAAAAAGAGAAAGAGGATAAGAAGAAAGCAGCTGACGATGACCAATCACAAACATTAGAACAACAGGAAAGCATGAAAATTAGTGGAACAAATGCCAGACATATGGTCATGCAAAAACTGATGAGAAAATCTGAT TATCACGTGATGGTTTTAAGGAATATGGTTGGTCCAGAAGATTTGGATGATGAACTAGAGAGTGAAGTTACGGAAGAATGTGGGAAGTTTGGTAACGTCAACCGGGTTATTATTTACCAGGAAAAACAAGGAGAGGAAGAGGATGCTGAAGTTATTGTCAAAATATTCGTGGAGTTTACAAAACAAATAG AAGTAGAAAGAGGATGTTCATCTTTAAATGGCCGATATTTTGGCGGAAGAATAGTGACAGCTGAGAAATATGATCAGGACTTATTTGAAGCCAAAGATTTATCAGGGTGA